From a single Candidatus Eisenbacteria bacterium genomic region:
- a CDS encoding glycerophosphodiester phosphodiesterase, with product MVEGNDILRIGHRGAPSRFLENTLHSIQHAIELGVDMVEFDIRKTMDDHFVLLHNSRLGRFLFSSSIARKPLEELQSLRMRRGEPLALLQDAIDMVKNRALMNIDLKAEGGEEMLVDMIVRKGVAEQVLVSSNFKESLRKIKNMEPRIRTGLSLPKDFFHASSFEHVLPLRAPIIWIVKNTLRFWIIRQVEKAEADAVMLYYRLITPKLVEFMRQRGYPVFAYTVDDVSAIRRLTDMGVRGIASNRPELLFQN from the coding sequence TTGGTCGAAGGGAACGACATCCTGCGCATCGGGCATCGAGGAGCTCCCTCCCGTTTCCTGGAGAACACGTTGCACTCGATCCAGCACGCCATCGAGCTGGGCGTGGACATGGTAGAGTTCGATATCCGGAAGACTATGGACGACCACTTCGTGCTTCTCCACAACAGCCGACTCGGCCGTTTTCTCTTCTCCTCTTCCATCGCGCGCAAACCGCTGGAAGAACTGCAATCCCTTCGGATGCGCCGGGGCGAGCCGCTCGCGCTCCTTCAGGACGCGATCGACATGGTCAAGAACCGGGCTTTGATGAACATCGACCTGAAGGCGGAGGGGGGCGAGGAGATGCTGGTCGACATGATCGTCCGCAAGGGCGTGGCCGAGCAGGTCCTCGTCAGCAGCAATTTCAAGGAGAGCCTGCGGAAGATCAAGAACATGGAACCGCGAATCCGAACCGGCCTTTCTCTTCCCAAAGATTTCTTCCACGCCTCCAGCTTCGAACATGTGCTCCCCCTCAGGGCGCCCATTATCTGGATCGTGAAAAACACGCTCCGTTTCTGGATTATCCGGCAGGTCGAGAAGGCGGAAGCGGACGCGGTCATGCTCTACTATCGCCTGATCACTCCCAAACTGGTCGAATTCATGCGGCAGCGTGGTTACCCGGTCTTCGCCTACACCGTCGACGACGTGTCGGCGATCCGCCGTCTGACCGATATGGGCGTGAGGGGAATCGCCTCCAACCGTCCCGAGCTGCTCTTCCAAAACTGA
- a CDS encoding ArsR family transcriptional regulator: MSEMGKGAGRIEKSRLEVCDAVGRLLELWGFRRNLGRIWALLYLRSEPVGAAEIALSLGMSRGSTSMSLQELLRWGVIRKSWKPGERKDFFEAEEDVAKVIVRVLRERELPAVDEAIRSLENEEKKLASYGPEGKRLRKRTADLLRTTRRGRSLIRALADPRGPGAAFLHGFTAVGEYEP, encoded by the coding sequence GTGAGCGAGATGGGAAAAGGAGCGGGAAGGATCGAGAAGTCCCGCCTGGAGGTCTGCGACGCCGTGGGGCGTCTCCTCGAACTGTGGGGATTCCGGAGAAATCTGGGGAGGATCTGGGCGCTCCTCTATCTGCGTAGCGAGCCGGTGGGCGCCGCCGAGATCGCTTTGTCTTTGGGAATGAGCCGGGGTTCGACCAGCATGTCGCTGCAGGAACTGCTCCGCTGGGGAGTGATCCGCAAATCCTGGAAGCCGGGAGAACGGAAGGACTTCTTCGAAGCGGAAGAGGACGTCGCCAAGGTGATCGTCCGCGTACTCCGGGAGAGAGAACTCCCCGCGGTGGACGAGGCGATCCGGAGCCTGGAAAACGAGGAGAAGAAACTCGCCTCCTATGGCCCGGAAGGGAAGCGTCTGCGCAAACGGACCGCCGATCTTCTTCGGACCACGCGGCGGGGGCGTTCTCTGATCCGCGCCCTCGCCGACCCGCGCGGCCCGGGCGCCGCGTTCCTGCACGGGTTCACGGCGGTCGGGGAGTACGAGCCATGA
- a CDS encoding ornithine carbamoyltransferase, with amino-acid sequence MTKALKGRDYIETSDWSVKEIETALDLSADLKKKFRGGVPHRLLPDKTIFLFFFDKSTRTRNSFEAGITQLGGHGHFIDAETSQISHGESAKDTGIILSRYGHGIAIRHDLVPGEGNAYMREVAKHADRPVINMQCDVDHPCQTLADLMTIRERFGTNLKGMKIAVSWAYAPSYAKPMSVPQGLIMLMTRFGMDVTLAHPPEFTLMPHTVERARKNAAESGGAFRIVDTMDEAFEGAHVVYPKSWGCASLFGEPKRSLELARNYTDWICDERRMGLAKKDSIYMHCLPADRGHEVTDPVIDGPHSVVYDEAENRLHTCKALMALTME; translated from the coding sequence ATCACGAAGGCCCTGAAGGGGCGCGACTACATCGAGACGAGCGATTGGTCGGTGAAGGAAATCGAAACCGCCCTCGACCTGTCGGCGGACCTGAAGAAGAAATTCCGCGGAGGCGTGCCCCATCGCCTTCTGCCGGACAAAACCATCTTCCTCTTCTTCTTCGACAAATCGACGCGCACGCGCAATTCCTTCGAGGCGGGGATCACCCAGCTGGGCGGCCACGGCCACTTCATCGACGCCGAGACGAGCCAGATCTCCCATGGCGAGAGCGCCAAGGACACGGGGATCATCCTCTCCCGCTACGGGCACGGCATCGCGATCCGCCACGATCTGGTGCCGGGGGAAGGGAACGCCTATATGCGGGAGGTGGCGAAGCACGCCGACCGTCCGGTGATCAACATGCAGTGCGACGTGGACCACCCCTGCCAGACGCTGGCGGACCTGATGACCATACGGGAACGCTTCGGAACGAACCTGAAGGGGATGAAGATCGCCGTCTCCTGGGCCTACGCCCCCTCCTACGCCAAGCCGATGTCCGTTCCCCAGGGGCTGATCATGCTGATGACCCGCTTCGGCATGGACGTCACGCTCGCCCATCCGCCGGAGTTCACGCTCATGCCCCATACCGTGGAGCGGGCGCGCAAGAACGCCGCCGAATCGGGAGGCGCCTTCCGGATCGTCGACACCATGGACGAGGCGTTCGAGGGCGCCCACGTGGTCTACCCGAAGAGCTGGGGCTGCGCCTCCCTCTTCGGCGAGCCGAAGCGCTCCCTGGAGTTGGCGCGTAATTACACCGATTGGATCTGCGACGAACGCCGCATGGGGCTTGCGAAGAAAGACTCGATCTACATGCACTGTCTTCCCGCCGATCGGGGGCACGAGGTGACCGATCCGGTCATCGACGGACCTCACTCGGTGGTGTACGACGAGGCGGAGAACCGCCTTCACACCTGCAAGGCGCTGATGGCGCTCACCATGGAGTAG
- a CDS encoding glycosyltransferase family 39 protein — protein MPKRSARSRKFRLGRIWWWIIIAAALLYRGAYLWEASSRPDFHLFTMDQEYHLGWAEGIAEGRWPPPFDALKDAPYFRAPLYPWFLAALFFLFGKQTVLFRIAQMVIGSLSSAMAGALGARFFGRRTGVLAGSICAFYWVFAYFDGELLLPVLLVFFVLLGFLLLHEAIERGSVPLSGASGLAFGLYAITRPNILLFFPFAFFWLFRHGPRGRARFFLLLFAAGSLLPAAGVTIRNRVVGGDWVGIASQGGVNFYIGNNPESNGMEAVVPGTRATWWGGFEDTKRIAEEAAGRPLLPSAVSDYWFGRAFDFIRNDPGRWARLTLRKTIALLGNAELPNNEPYEARRSRFLAFRVVPLGFAPLLGFFLASLPAMIAAGRRSGRRPEEKKRGAFLTLILWFLAIYAATIVAFFVTGRYRVPLVPFVALGASWTVVRIAERLRGPRPADALRLLLPAVLITAALYADPLGVRESTRGFAALSEAQDLLDSGDPAAAVPILEGILAEGSMRQPEVYRALTRAYAGRRAPGDREAILRTAREGLLLDPDAPDLLWYAAVGETNARNWEEAMDLIDRYLRIRPDDVRGCYLGFTAALAMERRDEAERYLRLAEAADPNHETTARMREILASAPPSPR, from the coding sequence TTGCCGAAGCGGAGCGCGAGATCCCGTAAGTTCCGCCTGGGACGGATATGGTGGTGGATCATCATCGCCGCCGCCCTTCTCTACCGGGGGGCGTATCTGTGGGAGGCGAGCAGCCGGCCCGATTTTCACCTGTTCACGATGGACCAGGAGTATCACCTGGGTTGGGCGGAGGGGATCGCCGAGGGTCGCTGGCCTCCCCCCTTCGACGCGCTGAAGGACGCCCCCTACTTCCGGGCGCCCCTCTATCCCTGGTTCCTAGCCGCACTCTTTTTCCTCTTCGGAAAACAGACGGTGCTCTTCCGGATCGCGCAGATGGTGATCGGCTCTCTCTCGTCGGCGATGGCGGGAGCGCTCGGGGCGCGGTTTTTCGGCAGGAGAACCGGCGTTCTCGCGGGTTCGATCTGCGCTTTCTACTGGGTCTTCGCCTACTTCGACGGGGAACTTCTCCTGCCGGTGCTCCTCGTCTTTTTCGTCCTGCTCGGCTTCCTTCTCCTCCACGAGGCGATCGAGCGCGGGAGCGTCCCCCTCTCGGGCGCGTCCGGGCTCGCCTTCGGCCTCTACGCGATCACCCGGCCCAACATCCTCCTCTTCTTCCCCTTCGCGTTCTTCTGGCTTTTCCGCCACGGCCCGCGCGGGCGTGCGCGGTTCTTTCTGCTCCTCTTCGCCGCCGGATCTCTCCTGCCGGCCGCAGGCGTCACGATCCGGAACCGGGTCGTGGGCGGCGACTGGGTGGGGATCGCCTCCCAGGGGGGCGTGAACTTTTATATCGGAAACAACCCGGAGTCGAACGGCATGGAAGCGGTGGTTCCTGGAACGCGAGCGACCTGGTGGGGCGGTTTCGAGGACACGAAAAGGATCGCCGAGGAAGCGGCGGGGCGGCCCTTACTTCCCTCGGCGGTTTCCGACTACTGGTTCGGCCGCGCCTTCGATTTCATTCGGAACGATCCGGGACGTTGGGCGCGGCTCACTCTGCGGAAAACGATCGCGCTCCTCGGGAACGCGGAACTCCCCAACAACGAGCCCTATGAGGCGCGGCGCTCTCGTTTCCTCGCCTTCCGCGTCGTGCCGCTCGGCTTCGCGCCTCTTCTCGGATTTTTCCTCGCCTCCCTCCCGGCGATGATCGCCGCGGGCCGGCGCTCGGGGCGCCGTCCGGAAGAGAAGAAACGCGGCGCGTTTCTTACACTGATCCTCTGGTTCCTGGCGATCTACGCCGCGACGATCGTCGCCTTCTTCGTCACAGGACGCTATCGGGTTCCTCTCGTTCCTTTCGTCGCTCTGGGCGCTTCATGGACCGTGGTCCGGATCGCGGAACGATTACGCGGGCCCCGTCCGGCGGACGCGCTCCGCCTTCTCCTTCCGGCCGTGTTGATCACCGCGGCGCTCTACGCGGATCCGCTCGGCGTGCGCGAGTCGACCCGCGGATTCGCCGCCCTCTCGGAGGCGCAGGATCTGCTCGACAGCGGAGATCCGGCCGCCGCGGTCCCGATCCTGGAGGGGATCCTCGCGGAGGGATCGATGCGGCAGCCGGAGGTGTACCGGGCGTTGACCCGAGCCTATGCGGGGCGACGCGCACCGGGAGACCGCGAAGCGATCCTGCGAACGGCCCGCGAGGGCCTCCTTCTCGATCCGGACGCGCCGGACCTTCTTTGGTATGCCGCCGTCGGCGAGACGAACGCACGAAACTGGGAGGAGGCGATGGACCTAATCGATCGCTACCTGCGGATCCGTCCGGACGATGTGCGGGGATGCTACTTGGGCTTCACCGCCGCGCTCGCGATGGAGCGAAGGGACGAGGCGGAGCGGTATCTCCGGCTCGCCGAGGCGGCCGATCCGAATCACGAAACGACGGCGCGTATGCGGGAGATCTTAGCGTCCGCGCCTCCCTCCCCACGCTGA
- a CDS encoding 8-oxoguanine deaminase has translation MLTLIRDTETIALLDPERREIRGGWVLVGGGTIVAVGEPGREPSEGIDRIVRAEGMVLLPGLVNTHHHLYQTLTRAYPGATDVELFDWLRALYPVWARIDRTGIQAAARCGIAELLLSGCTTTSDHHYLFGPACPDPIDATVEAAAELGIRFHATRGSMSLSEKDGGLPPDRVVQRADRILEDSRRIVERYHDPRPGAMLRIALAPCSPFSVDRELMIETARLAEALDVRLHTHLAETKDEERYCLERHGMRPLDLLEELEWLGDRTWIVHGIHFNTEEIARLGKARCGITHCPSSNMRLGSGIAPTLDLVAAGCPYGIGVDGSASNDSSSLIGEVRQALLLGRIRYGPARLVADEVLRWATRGGAAVLGRDDIGRIAPGMRADLALFSLDALPFSGAGDPIAALPLCGASRVHTLFVEGRIVVEDGRLLTGDERTIIRDHREAARRIREND, from the coding sequence ATGCTGACCCTGATTCGAGACACGGAGACGATCGCCCTCCTCGATCCGGAGCGCCGGGAGATCCGCGGCGGGTGGGTGCTGGTCGGCGGCGGAACCATCGTCGCGGTCGGTGAACCGGGGCGGGAGCCTTCGGAGGGAATCGACCGGATCGTCCGGGCGGAGGGGATGGTGCTCCTCCCCGGGCTGGTCAACACCCACCACCACCTGTATCAGACTCTCACCCGCGCCTATCCGGGGGCGACGGACGTGGAGCTCTTCGACTGGCTACGCGCCCTCTACCCGGTCTGGGCGCGAATCGACCGGACGGGGATTCAAGCGGCCGCGCGCTGTGGGATCGCCGAACTCCTTTTGTCCGGCTGCACGACCACGTCGGACCACCATTACCTTTTCGGTCCCGCCTGCCCGGACCCGATCGACGCCACAGTCGAGGCGGCGGCGGAGTTGGGGATCCGTTTTCACGCCACCCGCGGAAGCATGAGCCTCTCCGAAAAAGACGGGGGCCTGCCGCCGGACCGCGTGGTGCAGCGGGCGGACCGCATCCTCGAGGACAGTCGCCGGATCGTGGAGCGCTATCACGACCCCAGACCGGGCGCGATGCTCCGGATCGCCCTCGCCCCCTGCTCCCCCTTCTCCGTCGACCGAGAGCTGATGATCGAGACGGCGCGACTCGCCGAGGCGTTGGACGTCCGCCTGCACACCCATCTGGCGGAGACGAAGGACGAGGAGCGATACTGTCTGGAACGGCACGGCATGCGCCCTCTCGACCTTCTCGAGGAGCTGGAATGGCTCGGCGACCGGACCTGGATCGTCCACGGCATCCATTTCAACACGGAGGAGATCGCGCGCCTCGGCAAGGCGCGCTGCGGAATCACTCACTGTCCCTCCTCCAACATGCGCCTCGGTTCCGGCATCGCCCCCACCCTCGATCTGGTCGCCGCCGGGTGCCCCTACGGCATCGGCGTGGATGGTTCGGCGAGCAACGATTCCTCGTCGCTGATCGGCGAAGTCCGGCAGGCGCTCCTTCTCGGACGGATCCGCTACGGTCCGGCGAGGCTCGTCGCCGACGAGGTCCTCCGATGGGCGACTCGTGGGGGCGCGGCCGTGCTCGGCAGGGACGACATCGGCCGGATCGCTCCGGGCATGCGGGCGGATCTGGCGCTCTTCTCTCTCGACGCGCTCCCCTTCAGCGGCGCGGGAGACCCGATCGCCGCGCTCCCTCTCTGCGGGGCGTCGCGTGTGCACACGCTCTTCGTGGAGGGACGCATCGTGGTGGAGGATGGACGGCTCCTCACCGGCGACGAGAGGACGATCATCCGGGACCATCGGGAGGCGGCCCGCCGCATTCGGGAAAACGATTGA
- a CDS encoding thymidine phosphorylase → MGMVESIEKKKRGGALDRAEIHSWIRGVTDGSVPDYQSSALLMAIWFRGLDREETIALTEEMIHSGDVLDLGSVRGVTADKHSTGGVGDKLSFIIGPLAAASGVPVPMLSGRALGHTGGTLDKLESIPGYQTRLSTERFIEIVRDVGLSIVGQTERLAPADGKLYSLRDVTGTVDAIPLIVSSILSKKHAAGPHALVFDVKCGDGAILRTREDSRRLAELLVDVSSRLGKPSTAILTEMDVPLGRTVGNALEIAESIESLRGEGAPDMMEISRALAAEMLLLTGVAGGEEEALARIDRVHRSGEALRVFQRMIEAHGGDAKVVDDTTRLPKAAHAREVAAPAAGFVAALPARAIGLAAMRLGAGRETVEDPVSPGAGIELIKKPGDRVAKGEPLARLHADREDRIIEVIPRVLDAYRIAEEPPAERPRILERIRSDRGG, encoded by the coding sequence ATGGGCATGGTGGAAAGCATCGAGAAGAAGAAACGGGGGGGAGCGCTCGACCGCGCGGAGATCCACTCCTGGATCCGCGGCGTCACCGACGGATCGGTACCGGATTATCAGAGCTCCGCGCTCCTGATGGCGATCTGGTTTCGCGGCTTGGACCGAGAGGAGACCATCGCCCTCACCGAAGAGATGATCCACTCCGGGGACGTGCTCGACCTCGGCTCGGTGCGCGGCGTCACCGCCGACAAGCACTCCACCGGCGGCGTGGGGGACAAGCTCTCCTTCATCATCGGCCCCCTGGCGGCCGCCTCCGGCGTGCCGGTGCCGATGCTTTCGGGGCGCGCCCTCGGCCATACCGGCGGCACGCTGGACAAGCTGGAGAGCATCCCCGGTTACCAAACCCGCCTCTCCACGGAGCGTTTCATCGAGATCGTGCGGGACGTCGGGCTTTCCATCGTCGGGCAGACCGAGCGCCTCGCGCCCGCGGACGGCAAGCTCTACTCGCTCCGCGACGTGACCGGCACGGTGGACGCGATCCCCCTCATCGTCTCCAGCATCCTCTCCAAGAAGCACGCCGCAGGACCTCACGCGCTCGTTTTCGACGTCAAGTGCGGAGACGGAGCGATCCTCCGCACCCGCGAGGATTCCCGCCGCCTGGCGGAACTGCTGGTGGATGTCTCCTCCCGCCTCGGCAAACCCTCCACGGCGATCCTCACCGAGATGGACGTTCCCCTCGGGCGGACCGTCGGGAACGCCTTGGAGATCGCCGAATCGATCGAGTCCTTGCGGGGGGAGGGGGCGCCGGATATGATGGAGATCAGCCGGGCCCTCGCCGCGGAGATGCTTCTCCTGACCGGCGTCGCCGGCGGCGAGGAGGAAGCGCTCGCTCGTATCGACCGGGTGCACCGGAGCGGCGAAGCGCTCCGCGTCTTCCAGCGGATGATCGAGGCGCACGGCGGCGACGCCAAGGTGGTGGACGACACAACCCGGCTCCCGAAGGCGGCCCACGCCCGTGAGGTGGCGGCCCCCGCCGCGGGCTTCGTGGCGGCGCTCCCCGCGAGGGCGATCGGCCTCGCGGCGATGCGACTCGGCGCGGGCCGGGAGACGGTGGAGGATCCGGTGAGCCCGGGCGCCGGAATCGAACTCATCAAGAAGCCGGGGGACCGGGTCGCCAAAGGAGAGCCCCTGGCCCGCCTGCACGCGGACCGGGAGGACCGGATCATCGAGGTGATCCCCCGGGTGCTCGATGCGTACCGGATCGCCGAGGAGCCGCCGGCGGAAAGACCCCGAATCCTGGAGAGGATCCGTTCGGATCGAGGAGGATGA
- the thrC gene encoding threonine synthase, which produces MPAPPPNVTGFACLACGREEPSGAGRFTCPSCGGNLDALYDYVAASAAMDRERIAASRDRSFARWAPLLPLAEESLPLTTPVGGTPLLRAERLGRSLGLENLFLKDDTAEPTASFKDRASVVALLRARETGADTVAVASTGNAASSTAGIAAALGMRAVLFVPESAPEPKLVQMLLYGARVVRVRGSYDDAFDLCGRAAERFGWVDRSTGVNPFTAEGKKTAAFEIALDGGRRAPDWVLVPTGDGNILGATGKGFREMRALDWIDRLPRMVAVQAEGSSAIVRAFREGKKEAEEGPADTIADSIRVGRPRDSVRALHALYDSDGLGVSVTDDRILAAAARLARETGVFAEPSAAAGLAGLERMVEENRVKPQDHVVLVITGHGLKDPRTLSSGIEVPAAIDPTLEAVEEEIG; this is translated from the coding sequence ATGCCGGCGCCCCCCCCGAACGTCACCGGGTTCGCCTGCCTCGCCTGCGGGCGGGAAGAGCCTTCCGGCGCGGGCCGTTTCACCTGTCCGTCCTGCGGGGGCAACCTGGACGCCCTTTATGATTACGTCGCCGCCTCCGCCGCCATGGACAGGGAAAGGATCGCCGCGTCGAGGGACCGCTCCTTCGCGCGGTGGGCGCCCCTTCTTCCCCTCGCGGAGGAGAGCCTTCCTCTGACGACGCCGGTGGGAGGGACGCCCCTCCTCCGCGCGGAACGTCTCGGCCGCTCCCTCGGGCTGGAGAATCTCTTCCTGAAAGACGACACCGCCGAGCCGACCGCCTCCTTCAAGGACAGGGCGAGCGTCGTGGCGCTTCTCCGCGCCCGCGAAACAGGAGCGGACACGGTGGCGGTCGCCTCCACGGGAAACGCCGCCTCCTCGACCGCGGGGATCGCCGCCGCCCTCGGCATGCGCGCCGTTCTCTTCGTCCCCGAGTCGGCGCCGGAGCCGAAGCTCGTCCAGATGCTCCTCTACGGCGCGCGCGTGGTCCGCGTGCGCGGGAGCTACGACGACGCCTTCGACCTGTGCGGCCGCGCCGCCGAGCGATTCGGCTGGGTCGACCGCTCCACCGGCGTGAATCCTTTCACCGCCGAGGGGAAGAAGACCGCCGCCTTCGAGATCGCCCTCGACGGGGGACGACGCGCGCCGGATTGGGTGCTCGTCCCCACGGGGGACGGCAACATCCTCGGCGCCACCGGGAAAGGCTTTCGGGAGATGCGCGCCCTCGATTGGATCGATCGCCTCCCCCGGATGGTGGCGGTGCAGGCGGAAGGGTCGTCCGCGATCGTCCGGGCCTTCCGAGAAGGGAAGAAGGAGGCGGAAGAGGGGCCGGCCGACACGATCGCCGATTCGATCCGGGTGGGCCGCCCCCGCGATTCGGTCCGCGCTCTCCACGCGCTCTACGACTCGGACGGCCTCGGTGTCTCCGTGACGGACGACAGGATTCTCGCGGCGGCTGCTCGTCTCGCCCGCGAGACCGGCGTCTTCGCGGAGCCCTCGGCGGCGGCGGGGCTCGCCGGACTGGAGAGGATGGTCGAGGAAAACCGTGTAAAGCCCCAAGATCACGTGGTTTTAGTGATCACCGGCCATGGACTGAAAGACCCGCGCACCCTTTCCTCGGGCATCGAAGTCCCCGCCGCGATCGATCCCACCCTCGAGGCGGTGGAGGAGGAGATCGGCTGA
- a CDS encoding amidohydrolase family protein produces the protein MKAIRLIGDTVISPGGETRVFRPGAVLAEGGRIVRVGPPEDVPENGAETIDASGCAVLPGLTIAHTHLYSVLARGMPAAGAPPDSFRRILERVWWRWDKLLDAPSIAASARAGLLEALHHGVTCVVDHHASPSAVEGSLDVIAGAALEVGARVALAYEVSDRDGEETRDTGLRENLAFASRAGRERSPLLAAMIGAHASFTLGDRTLDLLRDATERSGRPIHMHLDEGPEDGEAARAAGDRSTLARLDRFGLVRPGALFAHGVHLDGEDRELLARRNAFLVHNPLSNGGNAVGRADVPALLAAGATVCLGTDGMSGDLAGEAAAAGSVHRMTTGDRSIPFDLAYRLAWEGNVRLAASLFDPAPGRLEPGAAADMVVIRYDPPTPITPENAAAHWLLGICHAPVEAVFVAGERVIEKGRAVRVDEAAVLAEARDHARTLWKRFTA, from the coding sequence ATGAAAGCGATCCGGCTGATCGGAGACACGGTGATCTCCCCGGGAGGGGAGACCCGCGTTTTTCGCCCCGGCGCGGTTCTCGCGGAAGGGGGGAGGATCGTCCGAGTCGGCCCGCCCGAGGATGTGCCGGAGAATGGCGCGGAGACGATCGACGCCTCCGGGTGCGCCGTCCTCCCCGGCCTCACGATCGCCCACACTCATCTGTACAGCGTTCTCGCCCGCGGGATGCCGGCCGCCGGCGCGCCGCCCGACTCCTTCCGGAGGATCCTGGAGCGCGTCTGGTGGCGATGGGACAAGCTGCTCGACGCGCCTTCGATCGCCGCCTCCGCCCGGGCGGGGCTTCTGGAAGCGCTTCACCACGGCGTCACCTGCGTGGTGGACCATCACGCCTCCCCTTCCGCCGTGGAAGGTTCGCTGGACGTCATCGCCGGCGCCGCCCTCGAGGTGGGCGCCCGTGTCGCCCTCGCCTATGAGGTTTCCGACCGGGACGGAGAGGAAACGCGGGACACCGGCCTCCGCGAGAACCTCGCCTTCGCCTCGCGCGCCGGCCGGGAGCGTTCCCCCTTGCTCGCCGCGATGATCGGCGCCCACGCATCCTTCACACTCGGCGACCGCACCCTCGATCTTCTGCGGGACGCGACGGAGAGGAGCGGTCGCCCGATCCACATGCACCTGGACGAAGGCCCCGAAGACGGCGAGGCGGCGCGCGCCGCGGGGGACCGGAGCACCCTGGCGCGGCTCGATCGTTTCGGCCTCGTCCGTCCCGGCGCCCTCTTCGCCCACGGCGTCCACCTGGACGGCGAGGACCGGGAGCTTCTGGCGCGCCGGAACGCCTTCCTGGTTCACAACCCGCTCTCCAACGGCGGAAACGCGGTGGGACGCGCCGACGTCCCCGCACTCCTCGCCGCCGGCGCGACGGTCTGCCTCGGCACGGACGGGATGAGCGGCGACCTCGCCGGAGAGGCGGCCGCCGCCGGCTCCGTTCATCGCATGACGACGGGGGACCGTTCGATCCCCTTCGACCTCGCCTACCGGCTCGCCTGGGAGGGAAACGTCCGCCTCGCCGCCTCCCTCTTCGACCCCGCGCCGGGGAGGCTCGAACCGGGCGCGGCGGCCGACATGGTCGTGATACGCTACGATCCGCCCACGCCGATCACCCCGGAGAACGCCGCGGCGCACTGGCTCCTCGGAATCTGCCACGCGCCGGTGGAGGCCGTCTTCGTCGCGGGGGAGAGGGTGATCGAAAAGGGCCGGGCGGTCCGCGTCGACGAGGCGGCGGTTCTCGCGGAGGCGCGCGACCACGCGCGAACGCTCTGGAAACGATTTACGGCTTAA
- a CDS encoding polyprenyl synthetase family protein → MSGAAPRPTPRPAIRGLDDLLERRALAPIVDDYRRVEDMIVGNIHFGLDIVPRVVRYLLEAGGKRIRPIVHCLAAHMVDYAGEDHLLVASVGEMVHSATLFHDDVIDEGMTRRGIPTANRVWGNQTPVLVGDFLFARAFSIMMNHRHYEIARRLAPTVEDLVRGELIQLAHRGKPVVPLEAYREIIRCKTASLFSWCALSAGLLAGLPEERVEDLSRFGHHFGLAFQISDDVLDYSGDGDSTGKGTFSDLAEGKTTLPLILAVRRDPEIGRELKEWLRGDGAPRPAPDFLASRVLESGAIEESIQIAGEHAERAEAALLPFPEGPFREALFDLCRFTVSRTH, encoded by the coding sequence ATGAGCGGCGCCGCGCCCCGCCCCACACCACGCCCCGCGATCCGCGGCCTGGACGATCTTCTCGAACGTCGCGCCCTGGCTCCCATCGTCGACGACTATCGCCGCGTCGAGGACATGATCGTGGGCAACATCCACTTCGGCCTCGACATCGTTCCCCGCGTGGTCCGCTATCTGCTCGAGGCCGGTGGAAAGAGGATCCGCCCCATCGTCCACTGTCTCGCCGCCCATATGGTCGACTATGCGGGGGAAGATCACCTTCTGGTCGCCTCGGTGGGCGAGATGGTTCACTCCGCCACTCTGTTTCACGACGACGTGATCGACGAGGGAATGACGCGGAGGGGTATTCCCACGGCGAATCGAGTTTGGGGGAACCAGACTCCCGTGCTTGTCGGGGACTTCCTTTTCGCCCGCGCGTTCTCGATCATGATGAACCATCGCCATTACGAGATCGCCCGTCGCCTCGCCCCCACCGTGGAGGATCTGGTCCGGGGAGAGTTGATCCAGCTGGCCCATCGCGGGAAGCCGGTCGTTCCCCTCGAGGCGTACCGCGAGATCATCCGTTGCAAGACCGCCTCCCTCTTTTCCTGGTGCGCCCTCTCCGCCGGGCTGCTGGCCGGACTCCCGGAGGAGCGGGTGGAGGATCTCTCCCGCTTCGGTCACCATTTCGGGCTCGCGTTTCAAATCTCCGACGATGTCCTGGACTACAGCGGCGACGGCGACTCCACGGGCAAGGGGACCTTCAGCGACCTCGCCGAGGGGAAGACGACCCTCCCCCTGATTCTGGCCGTGAGGCGGGATCCCGAAATCGGCCGGGAGCTCAAGGAATGGTTGCGGGGCGATGGAGCGCCTCGACCGGCGCCGGATTTCCTCGCCTCCCGCGTGCTGGAGAGCGGCGCCATCGAGGAATCGATCCAAATCGCCGGCGAGCATGCGGAGAGAGCCGAGGCCGCTCTCCTCCCCTTCCCGGAGGGGCCTTTCCGCGAGGCGCTTTTCGACCTCTGCCGCTTTACGGTGAGCCGAACCCACTGA